The following coding sequences lie in one Panicum virgatum strain AP13 chromosome 6N, P.virgatum_v5, whole genome shotgun sequence genomic window:
- the LOC120678006 gene encoding uncharacterized protein LOC120678006 yields MDKSMETIHAKMDKFSTAIKNQSSFNRMIETQLAQVAATMPPALENVKAIITRGGKTTQDPSYPNHVNRKKASPVAEEPLRDEEPEEVYEGKTAPHEFYDTQVLPFPMRARKPSTDEQFSRFVEIIQQVNINVPLMDAMKVPTYARYFKDIINNKRPLPTTKVIKLTEACSAAILQQLPKKKKDPGFPTIRCSIGAQNFDKALCDLGASVSVMPKMVFDQINYTELTPTPMQLQLADSSVRHPEGIAEDVPV; encoded by the coding sequence atggacaaatctatggagactatccatgccaagatggacaaaTTCTCCACTGCCATCAAGAATCAGTCGAGTTTCAACAGGATGATTGAGACTCAATTGGCTCAAGTTGCTGCGACCATGCCCCCTGCTTTGGAGAATGTTAAGGCGATAATCACACGAGGAGGTAAAACTACTCAAGACCCGTCCTATCCTAACCATGTTAACAGGAAGAAAGCAAGCCCGGTGGCAGAAGAACCACTTCGTGATGAGGAACCCGAGGAAGTTTATGAAGGGAAGACGGCTCCGCATGAATTTTATGATACCCAAGTATTGCCGTTCCCTATGAGGGCAAGGAAGCCAAGTACAGATGAGCAGTTCAGCCGCTTTGTTGAGATAATACAGCAAGTGAACATCAATGTGCCCTTGATGGATGCTATGAAGGTTCCGACCTATGCTCGCTACTTCAAGGACATAATCAACAATAAGCGACCACTACCAACTACCAAAGTAATCAAGCTCACTGAGGCATGCAGTGCAGCTATACTTCAACAATTGCCCAAGAAAAAGAAGGATCCAGGATTCCCAACTATCAGATGTTCGATAGGGGCACAGAACTTCGACAAAGCCTTATGTGATTTGGGAGCCAGTGTTAGTGTGATGCCGAAGATGGTTTTCGACCAAATCAACTACACAGAGTTGACACCAACACCCATGCAGTTGCAATTGGCTGACTCCTCAGTACGGCACCCAGAAGGAATCGCTGAGGATGTCCCAGTGTGA